Below is a genomic region from Burkholderia pyrrocinia.
TCGCAGGCGGCCGTCACGCGCGCGCTGCGCGAGCTGGAGGCGAGCGAGCGCCTGCCGCTGCTCGTGCGCGCGCCGGAAGGCATCGGCTTCACCGAATACGGAAAGACGCTGCTCACGCACGCGAAGCTCGTGCTGAAGCAGCTCGAACATGCGCAGAGCGATCTCGAACGCATGCGCGGCCGCGTCGAGGGGCGGCTGAGCATCGGCGTCACGCCGTGGCTCACGATGACGTTCCTCGCAGAAGCCGTGCTGCGTTTTCGCGAGCAGATGCCCGACGTACGCCTCGAACTCTACGAAGCGCTGATGGCTGTCGCACAGCCGCTGCTGCGCGACGGCAGCATGGATTTCGCGCTCGGGCACGTCCAACCGGGCGGCACGCAGGAGTTCGCGTTCGAGCCGATGCTGCGCTACGAGACGTCGGTCATGGTGCGCGCCGGCCATCCGCACGAACGCGCACGATCGATCCACGACTTGCTCGACAACGACTGGGTGCTGAATTTCGCGGCCGACGGGCAGGCCGCGCTCGTCGACTACCTGTTCACGCGCCACGGCGCACGGATCGACGAACGGCGCATCGTGCGGGCGCAGTCGGTCGCGATGCTGCAGACGATGCTCGAGCAGGCCGACATGTGCACGTGGTGCCCGACGATACTCGCGGCCGTGCCGCCATTCGGCGAACGGATGCGGCCGTTGCAACTGAAGGAGACGTTCGAGCCGCGCGACCTCGGGATCGTCACGCGCCGCAGCAGCACGCTGAGCGACGCCGCACGCTGCTTCATCGACTGCCTGCTGCAGGTGATCCGCAAGCATGCGCGATCCGCGCGCAAGGAGGATCTCGCGCTGTTCAGGACGGTATCGCTGCTGATCTGACTTCCCCCTCCCGTCTCCCGTCCATAGCGCATCCGCGCAAATGCTTTTCCGAATCCGTTATTGGATCGCGCCGTCGAGCGTTTTTATACTCGTCAGCACTCTCTCCCAAAGAGTGCCAGCCAATTTCGACAGAACAGCACAGGACGAAAAGATGAGCCTACGCCCCTTGCACGACCGCGTCATCGTGAAGCGACTCGATCAGGAAACCACCACCGCGTCGGGCATCGTGATCCCCGACAGCGCCGCCGAGAAGCCCGACCAGGGCGAAGTGATCGCCGTCGGCCCCGGCCGCAAGGACACGGACGGCCAGCGCATCGTGCCCGACCTGCAGGTCGGCGAACGCGTGCTGTTCGGCAAGTACGCGGGCCAGGCCGTCAAGGTGGACGGCAATGAATTCCTCGTCCTGCGCGAGGAAGACATCGTCGCGGTCGTCAATCAATAACGGAGCGCAATCATGGCAGCGAAGGAAATCATTTTCAGCGACGTCGCACGTTCGAAGCTGACCGAAGGTGTGAACATTCTCGCGAACGCGGTGAAGGTCACGCTCGGGCCGAAGGGCCGCAACGTCGTGCTCGAACGCAGCTTCGGCGCGCCCGTCGTCACGAAGGACGGCGTGTCGGTCGCGAAGGAAATCGAACTCGCGGACAAGCTGCAGAACATCGGCGCGCAGCTCGTGAAGGAAGTCGCGTCGCGCACCAGCGACGCGGCCGGCGACGGCACGACCACGGCCACCGTGCTCGCGCAGGCGATCGTCCGCGAAGGCCAGAAATACGTCGCGGCCGGGCTCAACCCGCTCGACCTGAAACGCGGTATCGACAAGGCCGTCGCAGCGGCCGTCGACGAGCTGAAGAAGATCAGCAGGCCGACCACCACGAGCAAGGAAATCGCGCAGGTCGCGACGATCTCCGCGAACGGCGAGGAATCGATCGGCCAGCGCATCGCCGAGGCGATCGACCGCGTCGGCAAGGAAGGCGTGATCACCGTCGAGGACGGCAAGTCGCTCGCCGACGAACTCGACGTCGTCGAGGGGCTGCAGTTCGATCGCGGCTACCTGTCGCCGTACTTCATCAACAATCCCGACAAGCAGATCGCCGAGATCGAGAACCCGTACATCCTGCTGCACGACAAGAAGATCTCGAACATCCGCGACCTGCTGCCGGTGCTCGAACAGGTCGCGAAGTCGGGCCGGCCGCTGCTGATCATCGCGGAGGACGTCGAAGGCGAAGCGCTTGCGACGCTCGTCGTGAACAACATCCGCGGGATCCTGAAGACGGTCGCGGTCAAGGCGCCGGGCTTCGGCGACCGCCGCAAGGCGCTGCTCGAGGACATCGCGATCCTCACCGGCGGGCAGGTCGTCGCCGAGGAAACCGGCCTGACGCTCGAGAAAGCGACGCTCGCCGAACTCGGCCAGGCGAAGCGCATCGAGGTCGGCAAGGAAAACACGACCGTGATCGACGGTGCGGGCGATGCGAAGAACATCGAAGCGCGCGTGAAGCAGATCCGCGTGCAGATCGACGAAGCGACGTCGGACTACGACCGCGAGAAACTGCAGGAACGTGTCGCGAAGCTTGCGGGCGGCGTCGCAGTGATCAAGGTCGGCGGTGCGACCGAGATCGAGGTGAAGGAGAAGAAGGATCGCGTCGACGACGCGCTGCACGCAACGCGTGCGGCCGTCGAGGAAGGCATCGTGCCGGGCGGCGGTGTTGCGCTGATCCGCGTGCGTCAGGCGATCCGCGAACTGAAGGGCGTGAATGCCGACCAGAATGCGGGCATCAAGATCGTGCTGCGCGCGCTCGAGGAACCGCTGCGCCAGATCGTCACGAACGCGGGCGAGGAAGCGAGCGTCGTCGTCGCGAAGGTCGCGGAAGGCTCGGGCAATTTCGGGTACAACGCGCAGACAGGAGAGTACGGCGATCTCGTCGAATCGGGCGTGCTCGATCCGACCAAGGTCACGCGCACTGCGCTGCAGAACGCGGCGTCGGTCGCCGGGCTGCTGCTGACGACCGATGCGACCGTGTTCGAAGCGCCAAAGGATGCGGCGCCGGCCGCGGCGCCGGGCGGCCCGGGTGCGGGCGGGCCGGGGTTCGATTTCTGACGACGCGCCGTGCGTGCCGGTTCGACGGCAAACGCGCGGCTTTGCG
It encodes:
- a CDS encoding co-chaperone GroES, with translation MSLRPLHDRVIVKRLDQETTTASGIVIPDSAAEKPDQGEVIAVGPGRKDTDGQRIVPDLQVGERVLFGKYAGQAVKVDGNEFLVLREEDIVAVVNQ
- the groL gene encoding chaperonin GroEL (60 kDa chaperone family; promotes refolding of misfolded polypeptides especially under stressful conditions; forms two stacked rings of heptamers to form a barrel-shaped 14mer; ends can be capped by GroES; misfolded proteins enter the barrel where they are refolded when GroES binds), which translates into the protein MAAKEIIFSDVARSKLTEGVNILANAVKVTLGPKGRNVVLERSFGAPVVTKDGVSVAKEIELADKLQNIGAQLVKEVASRTSDAAGDGTTTATVLAQAIVREGQKYVAAGLNPLDLKRGIDKAVAAAVDELKKISRPTTTSKEIAQVATISANGEESIGQRIAEAIDRVGKEGVITVEDGKSLADELDVVEGLQFDRGYLSPYFINNPDKQIAEIENPYILLHDKKISNIRDLLPVLEQVAKSGRPLLIIAEDVEGEALATLVVNNIRGILKTVAVKAPGFGDRRKALLEDIAILTGGQVVAEETGLTLEKATLAELGQAKRIEVGKENTTVIDGAGDAKNIEARVKQIRVQIDEATSDYDREKLQERVAKLAGGVAVIKVGGATEIEVKEKKDRVDDALHATRAAVEEGIVPGGGVALIRVRQAIRELKGVNADQNAGIKIVLRALEEPLRQIVTNAGEEASVVVAKVAEGSGNFGYNAQTGEYGDLVESGVLDPTKVTRTALQNAASVAGLLLTTDATVFEAPKDAAPAAAPGGPGAGGPGFDF
- a CDS encoding LysR substrate-binding domain-containing protein, coding for MSNIKLHQLQALVASAEAGSIRGAARTLGLSQAAVTRALRELEASERLPLLVRAPEGIGFTEYGKTLLTHAKLVLKQLEHAQSDLERMRGRVEGRLSIGVTPWLTMTFLAEAVLRFREQMPDVRLELYEALMAVAQPLLRDGSMDFALGHVQPGGTQEFAFEPMLRYETSVMVRAGHPHERARSIHDLLDNDWVLNFAADGQAALVDYLFTRHGARIDERRIVRAQSVAMLQTMLEQADMCTWCPTILAAVPPFGERMRPLQLKETFEPRDLGIVTRRSSTLSDAARCFIDCLLQVIRKHARSARKEDLALFRTVSLLI